In Vreelandella piezotolerans, one genomic interval encodes:
- a CDS encoding Cupredoxin produces MLTLRQGVRFTLTLWTLGCLTTMTSFAAQAANVSVTDTDGIPLENAVVEVYYQPAAPSDIQTKNIVQRNASFNPRVTTIPTGSYVAFPNEDTTRHHVFSFSPAKTFELELFLSETPPPVHFDQAGVVVLGCNIHDQMQAFIVVSDAPYAALTDSEGRLSLPALPDGAHRMRVWHSRMDDSQNVWWEGEISDADTLTVALELNAVPPPAPTLSPLQQRFQNATHSH; encoded by the coding sequence ATGCTTACATTGCGTCAAGGTGTGCGTTTTACCCTCACTCTATGGACGCTTGGTTGCTTGACGACCATGACGAGCTTTGCTGCACAGGCCGCGAATGTAAGCGTCACCGACACCGATGGCATCCCCTTGGAAAATGCCGTAGTGGAGGTCTATTACCAGCCTGCCGCGCCTAGCGACATTCAGACGAAAAATATCGTTCAGCGTAATGCCTCCTTTAACCCCCGAGTCACAACGATCCCTACCGGCAGCTATGTGGCGTTTCCGAACGAAGATACCACGCGGCACCACGTTTTCTCTTTTTCACCTGCGAAAACCTTCGAGCTCGAGTTGTTTCTCAGCGAAACACCGCCGCCCGTTCACTTTGACCAAGCCGGCGTTGTGGTGCTGGGTTGCAACATTCACGACCAAATGCAGGCGTTCATCGTGGTCAGCGATGCGCCTTATGCAGCACTGACTGACAGCGAAGGCCGTCTTTCCCTCCCAGCGCTTCCCGACGGCGCCCACCGAATGCGCGTATGGCATAGCCGCATGGACGATAGTCAGAACGTATGGTGGGAAGGTGAGATCAGCGATGCTGACACTTTGACCGTGGCGTTGGAGCTCAACGCAGTGCCTCCCCCCGCCCCTACACTCTCGCCGCTGCAACAGCGTTTTCAAAACGCTACGCATAGTCACTGA
- a CDS encoding transglycosylase SLT domain-containing protein translates to MMTAIASPIVAEPPLRATLEAADLRTPYGQWQLQQWRSRKDAPLARFVASPERRHALLTRLYQEARLAGLPPDLVLALIQVESAFNAEAVSSAGAVGLMQIMPFWVEELGLPMDDLTDPNRNLRYGCTILAHYLAIERGDFTRALARYNGSLGKTWYPERVFDAWQNHWR, encoded by the coding sequence ATGATGACCGCCATCGCTTCGCCCATCGTGGCGGAGCCACCACTGCGAGCTACGCTGGAAGCCGCCGATCTACGAACGCCCTATGGTCAGTGGCAGTTACAGCAGTGGCGCAGCCGCAAGGATGCGCCGCTTGCCAGATTTGTCGCCTCGCCTGAGCGGCGCCACGCTCTACTGACACGCCTCTACCAAGAAGCTCGGCTCGCCGGGCTACCGCCCGATCTCGTATTGGCACTCATCCAGGTAGAAAGCGCCTTTAACGCCGAGGCAGTGTCTTCGGCGGGTGCCGTCGGGTTGATGCAGATCATGCCATTTTGGGTAGAAGAGCTTGGCCTACCCATGGACGATCTCACCGATCCCAACCGCAATCTGCGCTATGGCTGCACGATTCTCGCCCACTATCTAGCCATCGAACGGGGCGACTTTACCCGCGCACTCGCTCGCTACAATGGCAGTCTAGGTAAAACGTGGTACCCGGAACGGGTGTTCGATGCGTGGCAAAACCACTGGCGCTAG
- a CDS encoding proline--tRNA ligase produces MRASQLLIATLKETPADAEVISHQLMLRAGMIRRLTSGLYTWLPLGLRTLRKVEAIVREEMNRAGAQEVLMPAVQPADLWQESGRWEQYGPELLRLKDRHERDYCVGPTHEEVITDLVRKEIASYKQLPVNFYQIQTKFRDEIRPRFGVMRSREFIMKDAYSFHLDEESLKETYQGMYDAYTRIFTRLGLDFRPVIADNGSIGGTGSHEFHVLADSGEDDIVFSDASDYAANIEKAEALPAPLGSNVERAAPSEEMRLVDTPNAKTIATLVEQFKLPIEKTIKTLMVHAAEGGLIALLVRGDHELNEVKAENLPQVKAPLTMANEEEIRAAVGAGPGSLGPVGLEMPIIIDRSVALMSDFGAGANIDGKHYFGINWERDAALPQVADLRNVVEGDPSPDGQGTLSIKRGIEVGHVFQLGKKYSEAMNASVLGDNGKTSHPWMGCYGIGVTRVVAATIEQNHDDAGIIWPNAIAPFHVALVPMNAHKSQRVREESERLYQTLTAAGLDVLLDDRDTRPGVKFADLELMGVPHRVVIGDRGLDNGELEYKGRRDSEATMIPADNIVDFLREQAGLISAK; encoded by the coding sequence TGATCCGCCGTCTCACCTCGGGCCTGTACACTTGGCTGCCCCTGGGGCTACGCACTCTGCGCAAAGTGGAAGCCATCGTGCGTGAAGAGATGAACCGGGCCGGTGCCCAAGAAGTATTGATGCCTGCCGTTCAGCCCGCCGATCTATGGCAGGAGTCTGGCCGCTGGGAGCAGTACGGCCCGGAATTGCTGCGTTTGAAAGATCGCCACGAGCGCGATTACTGCGTAGGCCCCACTCATGAAGAAGTCATCACCGATCTCGTGCGCAAAGAGATCGCCAGCTACAAGCAGCTGCCGGTGAACTTCTACCAAATTCAAACCAAATTCCGTGATGAGATTCGTCCGCGTTTCGGCGTGATGCGCTCGCGTGAATTCATCATGAAGGATGCCTACTCCTTCCACCTGGACGAGGAATCTCTCAAAGAGACCTACCAGGGTATGTACGACGCCTATACGCGCATTTTTACTCGCCTTGGTCTCGACTTCCGCCCGGTGATTGCCGATAACGGCTCCATTGGCGGCACAGGCTCTCACGAATTTCATGTGCTGGCCGATTCCGGCGAAGACGATATCGTCTTCTCGGATGCCTCCGATTACGCTGCCAACATTGAAAAAGCCGAAGCGCTGCCCGCACCACTCGGCAGCAACGTCGAGCGCGCCGCTCCCAGCGAGGAGATGCGCTTGGTCGATACCCCCAATGCCAAAACCATTGCCACGCTGGTGGAGCAGTTCAAGCTGCCTATTGAAAAGACCATTAAAACCTTGATGGTACATGCAGCAGAAGGCGGCCTGATTGCCCTGCTGGTGCGCGGTGATCACGAACTCAACGAAGTCAAAGCCGAGAACCTGCCCCAGGTAAAAGCCCCGCTGACCATGGCCAACGAGGAAGAAATCCGTGCGGCAGTGGGTGCAGGTCCCGGCTCGCTAGGCCCGGTCGGCCTGGAAATGCCGATCATCATCGACCGAAGCGTGGCCCTGATGAGCGATTTCGGCGCAGGTGCCAATATCGACGGAAAACACTACTTCGGCATCAACTGGGAACGCGATGCAGCTCTGCCACAGGTCGCCGACCTTCGTAATGTGGTAGAAGGCGACCCGTCACCTGACGGCCAAGGCACGCTCTCGATCAAGCGTGGCATCGAAGTCGGCCACGTGTTCCAGCTTGGCAAGAAGTACTCTGAAGCGATGAATGCCAGCGTGCTGGGCGACAATGGCAAAACCAGCCATCCATGGATGGGTTGCTATGGCATTGGCGTAACGCGCGTGGTCGCGGCGACGATCGAACAGAACCACGACGATGCCGGCATTATTTGGCCCAATGCCATTGCCCCCTTCCACGTCGCGCTGGTGCCCATGAATGCACATAAATCACAGCGTGTGCGCGAAGAGTCCGAGCGCCTCTACCAAACGCTGACCGCAGCAGGTTTGGACGTCCTGCTAGATGACCGGGATACGCGTCCTGGTGTGAAGTTTGCCGATTTAGAGCTCATGGGTGTGCCGCACCGCGTGGTGATCGGCGACCGCGGCCTGGACAACGGCGAGTTGGAGTACAAAGGACGTCGCGACAGCGAGGCCACCATGATCCCTGCCGACAACATCGTGGACTTCCTGCGTGAACAAGCGGGCCTTATTAGCGCTAAGTAA
- a CDS encoding putative bifunctional diguanylate cyclase/phosphodiesterase, with product MRFRTRLTLVLLTVVIISQLATGIAFLRATQNDALTKGNQRLEVGARVFEQLLNIRGEQLLGNVAILAEDFGFKSAVATQDTATLYSVLANHGDRAKADLVMLSDLNGNVLASSHHAQNSPMPFPDLFQRAQQTGSGVGVVINDGEPYEFVLLPVRAPNLIGWVGMGFLIDENVTSELNALTGLEVSIVTYDASGDISYLASSHSDQLAVSLMSDSGKQLIEGAYTPSHQLSQENGYFSYATTLMADPNFQTFALIQLSRDELLGAYSRLQWQLLSIVALMLLLTLVVALWSARSISKPLIGLAQAAKRIGQGEHIDTIASGSSVTETNQLAKTLLSMQGDIAEREATLLHQSRHDLLTNLPNRVSAFEDIQRYIRLKTPFTLLRLSINDFRDINDTFGYELGDHLLVTLAERLHRLPAPVEKAYRLDGDELMLMIDAPELDQRKREEIIEEISEPISLEKSLIVPSLSVGEVSYPTHGDGAQLLLRRSDIALDKARRHRHSHERYVEGQDEQHLRQLMLIRDLQEAVDNGELWMAYQPKVDTTTGNVCQFEALMRWRHPTLGFVPPDEFIGLAERSGNIGLLTDWMLDHVCEQLSDWKRQGCHLSVAINLSASDVIDPGLSMHIHELFETYGLSPDQLALEVTESAVMQDVDAATETLMALSQMGLTIAVDDYGTGYSSLAQIRRLPVNELKIDKSFVLKLDTQQEDLTIVRSTIEMGHHLGLKIVAEGVENSASAEILSHLRCDYLQGYWIAKPMPAEAITDWLDEFKPLSLSAETAH from the coding sequence ATGCGCTTTCGCACGCGATTAACGCTCGTTCTGTTGACGGTCGTGATCATTTCACAGCTGGCAACGGGGATCGCGTTTTTGCGCGCGACCCAAAACGATGCGTTAACCAAAGGCAATCAGCGCTTGGAGGTCGGTGCCAGGGTGTTTGAGCAGTTGCTGAACATTCGCGGCGAGCAGTTACTAGGTAACGTGGCCATTCTCGCCGAGGATTTTGGCTTTAAAAGCGCCGTTGCCACCCAGGATACGGCCACGCTCTACTCGGTGTTGGCCAATCATGGCGATCGTGCCAAGGCCGACTTGGTGATGCTGAGCGATTTGAACGGTAACGTTCTAGCCAGCAGCCACCATGCCCAAAACAGCCCCATGCCGTTTCCAGACCTGTTTCAACGTGCCCAGCAAACCGGCAGCGGAGTCGGTGTGGTGATCAATGATGGCGAACCTTACGAGTTCGTGCTCCTACCGGTACGCGCGCCCAATCTGATTGGCTGGGTCGGCATGGGGTTTTTGATCGACGAGAACGTGACTTCAGAGCTCAATGCACTCACCGGCTTGGAAGTCAGCATCGTCACTTACGACGCCAGTGGCGATATCAGTTACCTCGCCAGCTCCCATAGCGATCAGTTGGCCGTCAGCTTGATGAGCGATAGCGGAAAACAACTGATAGAGGGTGCTTACACGCCCAGTCATCAACTGTCGCAGGAGAATGGCTACTTCTCTTATGCGACGACCTTGATGGCAGACCCAAACTTCCAAACATTCGCGCTCATTCAGCTCTCCCGCGACGAGCTACTGGGGGCTTACAGTCGCTTGCAGTGGCAGCTACTGAGTATCGTTGCGCTAATGCTGCTTTTGACGCTGGTCGTGGCGCTCTGGAGCGCACGAAGCATCAGCAAGCCGCTAATTGGGCTAGCCCAAGCGGCTAAACGTATTGGTCAGGGTGAGCATATCGACACTATCGCAAGCGGCAGCTCGGTGACCGAGACCAATCAATTAGCCAAAACGCTACTCTCCATGCAGGGGGACATTGCCGAGCGTGAAGCCACGCTGCTGCATCAGTCGCGTCACGATCTACTCACTAATCTGCCCAACAGAGTCAGCGCTTTTGAAGACATCCAACGCTACATTCGGTTGAAGACACCTTTTACGCTGCTGCGTTTATCCATCAATGACTTTCGCGACATCAACGATACCTTCGGCTACGAGCTCGGCGATCATCTTCTGGTGACCCTCGCTGAACGTTTGCACCGCTTGCCCGCCCCCGTCGAAAAGGCGTATCGCCTGGATGGCGACGAGCTGATGCTGATGATCGACGCGCCCGAGCTTGACCAGCGCAAACGTGAAGAGATAATCGAAGAGATCAGCGAACCGATTAGCTTGGAAAAATCGCTGATCGTCCCATCGCTCTCTGTCGGTGAAGTCAGTTATCCCACCCATGGCGACGGCGCCCAACTGCTACTGCGTCGCTCGGACATTGCCCTCGATAAAGCGCGTCGCCACCGTCACTCCCACGAGCGCTACGTAGAGGGCCAAGACGAACAGCACCTGCGCCAGCTCATGTTGATTCGTGATCTTCAGGAAGCGGTAGACAACGGTGAACTATGGATGGCCTACCAGCCCAAAGTCGACACCACCACGGGCAACGTTTGCCAATTCGAGGCGCTGATGCGCTGGCGCCACCCCACGCTCGGTTTCGTTCCCCCGGACGAATTCATCGGTTTGGCCGAACGCTCCGGCAATATTGGCTTACTCACTGACTGGATGCTAGACCACGTATGTGAGCAGCTTAGCGACTGGAAACGTCAAGGTTGCCATCTCTCGGTGGCCATCAACCTCTCGGCAAGCGACGTGATCGATCCTGGCCTGTCAATGCATATCCACGAGCTGTTCGAGACTTACGGCCTGTCGCCTGACCAGCTTGCACTGGAAGTCACCGAAAGCGCCGTCATGCAAGATGTTGATGCTGCGACTGAAACGTTAATGGCGCTTAGCCAAATGGGGCTTACGATTGCCGTTGATGACTATGGCACCGGCTATTCATCTCTGGCGCAAATCAGACGGTTACCGGTCAATGAGCTCAAAATCGATAAATCGTTCGTTTTGAAGCTGGATACCCAGCAAGAAGATCTCACCATCGTCCGTTCGACCATCGAGATGGGCCACCATTTAGGGCTCAAGATCGTTGCGGAAGGGGTAGAGAACAGCGCCAGTGCCGAGATATTGAGCCACCTACGCTGCGACTATCTTCAGGGCTATTGGATTGCCAAACCCATGCCCGCGGAAGCCATCACCGACTGGCTAGACGAATTCAAGCCGTTGTCACTCTCGGCCGAAACGGCTCACTAA